In a genomic window of Scyliorhinus torazame isolate Kashiwa2021f chromosome 5, sScyTor2.1, whole genome shotgun sequence:
- the LOC140418775 gene encoding uncharacterized protein, producing MEGKSIVHSGEKPYTCCVCGRGFSRSSGLSKHKCSQTRHKPLKCGDCGNGFRYPSELETHQRSHTGERPFTCTVRGKGFMKSKSLVKHQQIHTEVKLFKCRDCGKCFKGSSELMSHQRIHTDERPFRCSHCGTGFKWSSQRTVHQRVHTGERPFKCSDCEKCFKSSWELMRHRRVHTNKTPFRCSHCGTGFRWSSQLTVHQRAHTGERPFTCSECGKGFTRSSHLVIHQRVHTGEKPFTCSMCGKGFTTLSNQLIHQRTHTGEKPFICTSCGKGFIQSSALLIHQRTHTALVPFTCSRGGKRVTTLSSLLTHQRVHTGERPFTCFVCKKRFTHSSALLRHQRLHE from the coding sequence atggaaggaaaaagcatcgttcacagtggggagaaaccgtacacgtgttgtgtgtgtggacgaggattcagtcgatcatctggGCTGTCAAAACATAAATGCAGTCAGACCAGACATAAACCgttgaaatgtggggactgtgggaatggattcagatACCCGTCTGAGTTGGAAacccatcaacgcagtcacactggagagaggccgttcacctgcactgtgcgtgggaagggattcatgaAGTCAAAGAGCCTGGtaaaacaccagcaaattcacactgaagTGAAACTGTTTAAGTGtcgagactgcgggaagtgctttaaagGTTCCAGCGAACTTATGTCccaccaacgtattcacactgacgagagaccgtttaggtgctctcactgtgggactgggttcaaatgGTCATCTCAACGCACTGTACACcaacgcgttcacactggggagagaccttttaaatgctcagaCTGTGAGAAGTGCTTCAAAAGTTCCTGGGAACTTATGCGACATCGGCGTGTTCACACTAACAAgacaccgttcaggtgctctcactgtgggactgggttcagatggtcctctcaactcactgtacatcagcgcgcccacactggggagaggccattcacctgctctgagtgtgggaagggattcactcggtcatcccacctggttatacaccagagagttcacactggggagaaaccattcacctgctccatgtgtgggaagggattcactaccttaTCCAACCAGCtgatacaccagcgcactcacactggggagaagccattcatctgtaccagttgtgggaagggattcattcagtcatctgccctgctgatacaccagcgcactcacacagcGTTGGTCCCGTTCACCTGCTCCAGGGGTGGGAAGAGAGTCACTACCTTATCcagtctgctgacacaccagcgagttcacacgggggagaggccattcacctgctttgtgtgtaagaagagattcactcactcatccgccctgctgagacaccagcgacttcacgagTAA